A window of the Vespula vulgaris chromosome 6, iyVesVulg1.1, whole genome shotgun sequence genome harbors these coding sequences:
- the LOC127064548 gene encoding troponin I 3 isoform X2: MADDERKRLEDEKKRKQAETDRKRAEVRARLEEASKAKKAKKGFMTPDRKKKLRLLLRKKAAEELKKEQERKAAERRRIIEERCGKPRNVDDANEETVKRVLREYHNRITSLEDQKFDLEYVVKKKDYEIADLNSQVNDLRGKFMKPTLKKVSKYENKFAKLQKKAAEFNFRNQLKQVKKKEFTLEEEDKENASKDKKKPDWSKKGDEKKEPEAPPPPPAEAPKKPEPAPAPAPAPEPAPAPPAEPPAPTPEPAPPAAAPPPETAPPAEGAPPAEGAPPPPAEGAAPPPAEGAPPPAEGAPPATEGAPPAEGAPPAAAPAEGAPPAEGAPAPAPPAEGAPPAEGAPPAPAPTTEGAAPPAEPAAAAAPTDAAPAAAPPADASATPAAAPPADAAAPAAPAPADAAAPPAAAPPAEAPPAPAPTETNLVLILRVTIVIRGTISSTNRAKYITNAPAS; encoded by the exons ATGGCGGACGATGAG agGAAGCGTCTTGAGGAT gaaaagaagaggaaacagGCGGAGACCGATAGGAAGAGGGCTGAGGTCCGAGCCCGCCTCGAAGAGGCTTCCAAAGCTAAGAAGGCTAAGAAAGGTTTCATGACCCCTGACAGGAAGAAGAAACTCAGG CTCTTGTTGCGTAAAAAAGCTGCGGAAGAATTGAAAAaggagcaagaaagaaaagccgCTGAAAGAAGACGTATCATCGAGGAACGTTGTGGAAAACCAAGGAACGTCGATGATGCTAACGAAG AAACAGTGAAACGTGTGCTACGCGAGTACCACAATAGGATCACGTCATTGGAGGATCAAAAATTCGACCTTGAATATGTCGTTAAGAAGAAGGATTACGAG ATCGCTGACTTGAACAGCCAGGTGAATGACCTTCGAGGTAAATT caTGAAGCCAACTCTGAAGAAGGTTTCGAAATACGAGAACAAATTCGCCAAACTTCAAAAGAAAGCGGCCGAATTCAACTTCCGTAATCAATTGAAACAAGTCAAGAAGAAGGAGTTCACTCTCGAGGAGGAGGACAAAGAG AATGCGTCAAAAGATAAG AAAAAACCTGACTGGTCGAAGAAGGGCGACGAGAAGAag GAACCCGAagctccacctccacctccagcGGAAGCTCCTAAGAAACCGGAACCTGCACCCGCTCCTGCACCAGCACCAGAACCTGCACCAGCGCCACCTGCTGAGCCACCAGCACCCACACCTGAACCTGCTCCTCCAGCGGCTGCTCCACCACCTGAAACTGCTCCGCCAGCtg AAGGTGCTCCACCAGCTGAAGgtgcaccaccaccacctgcCGAAGGAGCTGCCCCACCTCCAGCTGAAGGTGCACCACCTCCAGCCGAAGGAGCACCACCAGCTACCGAAGGTGCACCACCAGCCGAAGGAGCACCACCTGCAGCGGCCCCAGCTGAAGGAGCTCCACCAGCAGAAGGTGCTCCTGCTCCAGCTCCTCCCGCTGAAG GTGCACCACCAGCGGAAGGAGCACCACCAGCTCCAGCTCCAACGACCGAAGGTGCAGCTCCTCCGGCAGaaccagcagcagcagcggctCCAACGGATGCAGCTCCAGCAGCAGCACCACCCGCGGATGCTTCAGCCACACCAGCGGCAGCTCCACCAGCTGATGCTGCAGCACCAGCTGCACCGGCACCAGCTGATGCCGCCGCACCACCAGCGGCAGCTCCACCAGCAGAAGCTCCACCTGCGCCAGCGCCTACTGAAA CTAATCTTGTTTTGATTTTGAGAGTTACAATCGTCATCAGAGGAACAATTTCATCAACAAATAGAGCTAAGTACATCACGAATG CACCTGCCTCGTAA
- the LOC127064548 gene encoding troponin I 3 isoform X8, giving the protein MADDEEKKRKQAETDRKRAEVRARLEEASKAKKAKKGFMTPDRKKKLRLLLRKKAAEELKKEQERKAAERRRIIEERCGKPRNVDDANEAELQTICADYWQKVYALEGDKYDLERQIRMKQFEIADLNSQVNDLRGKFMKPTLKKVSKYENKFAKLQKKAAEFNFRNQLKQVKKKEFTLEEEDKENASKDKKKPDWSKKGDEKKEPEAPPPPPAEAPKKPEPAPAPAPAPEPAPAPPAEPPAPTPEPAPPAAAPPPETAPPAEGAPPAEGAPPPPAEGAAPPPAEGAPPPAEGAPPATEGAPPAEGAPPAAAPAEGAPPAEGAPAPAPPAEGAPPAEGAPPAPAPTTEGAAPPAEPAAAAAPTDAAPAAAPPADASATPAAAPPADAAAPAAPAPADAAAPPAAAPPAEAPPAPAPTETNLVLILRVTIVIRGTISSTNRAKYITNAPAS; this is encoded by the exons ATGGCGGACGATGAG gaaaagaagaggaaacagGCGGAGACCGATAGGAAGAGGGCTGAGGTCCGAGCCCGCCTCGAAGAGGCTTCCAAAGCTAAGAAGGCTAAGAAAGGTTTCATGACCCCTGACAGGAAGAAGAAACTCAGG CTCTTGTTGCGTAAAAAAGCTGCGGAAGAATTGAAAAaggagcaagaaagaaaagccgCTGAAAGAAGACGTATCATCGAGGAACGTTGTGGAAAACCAAGGAACGTCGATGATGCTAACGAAG cCGAGCTCCAGACGATCTGTGCTGACTATTGGCAAAAAGTATACGCGCTCGAGGGCGATAAGTACGACCTCGAGAGACAAATTAGAATGAAACAATTCGAG ATCGCTGACTTGAACAGCCAGGTGAATGACCTTCGAGGTAAATT caTGAAGCCAACTCTGAAGAAGGTTTCGAAATACGAGAACAAATTCGCCAAACTTCAAAAGAAAGCGGCCGAATTCAACTTCCGTAATCAATTGAAACAAGTCAAGAAGAAGGAGTTCACTCTCGAGGAGGAGGACAAAGAG AATGCGTCAAAAGATAAG AAAAAACCTGACTGGTCGAAGAAGGGCGACGAGAAGAag GAACCCGAagctccacctccacctccagcGGAAGCTCCTAAGAAACCGGAACCTGCACCCGCTCCTGCACCAGCACCAGAACCTGCACCAGCGCCACCTGCTGAGCCACCAGCACCCACACCTGAACCTGCTCCTCCAGCGGCTGCTCCACCACCTGAAACTGCTCCGCCAGCtg AAGGTGCTCCACCAGCTGAAGgtgcaccaccaccacctgcCGAAGGAGCTGCCCCACCTCCAGCTGAAGGTGCACCACCTCCAGCCGAAGGAGCACCACCAGCTACCGAAGGTGCACCACCAGCCGAAGGAGCACCACCTGCAGCGGCCCCAGCTGAAGGAGCTCCACCAGCAGAAGGTGCTCCTGCTCCAGCTCCTCCCGCTGAAG GTGCACCACCAGCGGAAGGAGCACCACCAGCTCCAGCTCCAACGACCGAAGGTGCAGCTCCTCCGGCAGaaccagcagcagcagcggctCCAACGGATGCAGCTCCAGCAGCAGCACCACCCGCGGATGCTTCAGCCACACCAGCGGCAGCTCCACCAGCTGATGCTGCAGCACCAGCTGCACCGGCACCAGCTGATGCCGCCGCACCACCAGCGGCAGCTCCACCAGCAGAAGCTCCACCTGCGCCAGCGCCTACTGAAA CTAATCTTGTTTTGATTTTGAGAGTTACAATCGTCATCAGAGGAACAATTTCATCAACAAATAGAGCTAAGTACATCACGAATG CACCTGCCTCGTAA
- the LOC127064548 gene encoding troponin I 3 isoform X3, translating into MADDERKRLEDEKKRKQAETDRKRAEVRARLEEASKAKKAKKGFMTPDRKKKLRLLLRKKAAEELKKEQERKAAERRRIIEERCGKPRNVDDANEAELQTICADYWQKVYALEGDKYDLERQIRMKQFEIADLNSQVNDLRGKFMKPTLKKVSKYENKFAKLQKKAAEFNFRNQLKQVKKKEFTLEEEDKENASKDKKKPDWSKKGDEKKEPEAPPPPPAEAPKKPEPAPAPAPAPEPAPAPPAEPPAPTPEPAPPAAAPPPETAPPAEGAPPAEGAPPPPAEGAAPPPAEGAPPPAEGAPPATEGAPPAEGAPPAAAPAEGAPPAEGAPAPAPPAEGAPPAEGAPPAPAPTTEGAAPPAEPAAAAAPTDAAPAAAPPADASATPAAAPPADAAAPAAPAPADAAAPPAAAPPAEAPPAPAPTETNLVLILRVTIVIRGTISSTNRAKYITNAPAS; encoded by the exons ATGGCGGACGATGAG agGAAGCGTCTTGAGGAT gaaaagaagaggaaacagGCGGAGACCGATAGGAAGAGGGCTGAGGTCCGAGCCCGCCTCGAAGAGGCTTCCAAAGCTAAGAAGGCTAAGAAAGGTTTCATGACCCCTGACAGGAAGAAGAAACTCAGG CTCTTGTTGCGTAAAAAAGCTGCGGAAGAATTGAAAAaggagcaagaaagaaaagccgCTGAAAGAAGACGTATCATCGAGGAACGTTGTGGAAAACCAAGGAACGTCGATGATGCTAACGAAG cCGAGCTCCAGACGATCTGTGCTGACTATTGGCAAAAAGTATACGCGCTCGAGGGCGATAAGTACGACCTCGAGAGACAAATTAGAATGAAACAATTCGAG ATCGCTGACTTGAACAGCCAGGTGAATGACCTTCGAGGTAAATT caTGAAGCCAACTCTGAAGAAGGTTTCGAAATACGAGAACAAATTCGCCAAACTTCAAAAGAAAGCGGCCGAATTCAACTTCCGTAATCAATTGAAACAAGTCAAGAAGAAGGAGTTCACTCTCGAGGAGGAGGACAAAGAG AATGCGTCAAAAGATAAG AAAAAACCTGACTGGTCGAAGAAGGGCGACGAGAAGAag GAACCCGAagctccacctccacctccagcGGAAGCTCCTAAGAAACCGGAACCTGCACCCGCTCCTGCACCAGCACCAGAACCTGCACCAGCGCCACCTGCTGAGCCACCAGCACCCACACCTGAACCTGCTCCTCCAGCGGCTGCTCCACCACCTGAAACTGCTCCGCCAGCtg AAGGTGCTCCACCAGCTGAAGgtgcaccaccaccacctgcCGAAGGAGCTGCCCCACCTCCAGCTGAAGGTGCACCACCTCCAGCCGAAGGAGCACCACCAGCTACCGAAGGTGCACCACCAGCCGAAGGAGCACCACCTGCAGCGGCCCCAGCTGAAGGAGCTCCACCAGCAGAAGGTGCTCCTGCTCCAGCTCCTCCCGCTGAAG GTGCACCACCAGCGGAAGGAGCACCACCAGCTCCAGCTCCAACGACCGAAGGTGCAGCTCCTCCGGCAGaaccagcagcagcagcggctCCAACGGATGCAGCTCCAGCAGCAGCACCACCCGCGGATGCTTCAGCCACACCAGCGGCAGCTCCACCAGCTGATGCTGCAGCACCAGCTGCACCGGCACCAGCTGATGCCGCCGCACCACCAGCGGCAGCTCCACCAGCAGAAGCTCCACCTGCGCCAGCGCCTACTGAAA CTAATCTTGTTTTGATTTTGAGAGTTACAATCGTCATCAGAGGAACAATTTCATCAACAAATAGAGCTAAGTACATCACGAATG CACCTGCCTCGTAA
- the LOC127064548 gene encoding troponin I 3 isoform X9 encodes MADDEEKKRKQAETDRKRAEVRARLEEASKAKKAKKGFMTPDRKKKLRLLLRKKAAEELKKEQERKAAERRRIIEERCGKPRNVDDANEETVKRVLREYHNRITSLEDQKFDLEYVVKKKDYEIADLNSQVNDLRGKFMKPTLKKVSKYENKFAKLQKKAAEFNFRNQLKQVKKKEFTLEEEDKEKKPDWSKKGDEKKEPEAPPPPPAEAPKKPEPAPAPAPAPEPAPAPPAEPPAPTPEPAPPAAAPPPETAPPAEGAPPAEGAPPPPAEGAAPPPAEGAPPPAEGAPPATEGAPPAEGAPPAAAPAEGAPPAEGAPAPAPPAEGAPPAEGAPPAPAPTTEGAAPPAEPAAAAAPTDAAPAAAPPADASATPAAAPPADAAAPAAPAPADAAAPPAAAPPAEAPPAPAPTETNLVLILRVTIVIRGTISSTNRAKYITNAPAS; translated from the exons ATGGCGGACGATGAG gaaaagaagaggaaacagGCGGAGACCGATAGGAAGAGGGCTGAGGTCCGAGCCCGCCTCGAAGAGGCTTCCAAAGCTAAGAAGGCTAAGAAAGGTTTCATGACCCCTGACAGGAAGAAGAAACTCAGG CTCTTGTTGCGTAAAAAAGCTGCGGAAGAATTGAAAAaggagcaagaaagaaaagccgCTGAAAGAAGACGTATCATCGAGGAACGTTGTGGAAAACCAAGGAACGTCGATGATGCTAACGAAG AAACAGTGAAACGTGTGCTACGCGAGTACCACAATAGGATCACGTCATTGGAGGATCAAAAATTCGACCTTGAATATGTCGTTAAGAAGAAGGATTACGAG ATCGCTGACTTGAACAGCCAGGTGAATGACCTTCGAGGTAAATT caTGAAGCCAACTCTGAAGAAGGTTTCGAAATACGAGAACAAATTCGCCAAACTTCAAAAGAAAGCGGCCGAATTCAACTTCCGTAATCAATTGAAACAAGTCAAGAAGAAGGAGTTCACTCTCGAGGAGGAGGACAAAGAG AAAAAACCTGACTGGTCGAAGAAGGGCGACGAGAAGAag GAACCCGAagctccacctccacctccagcGGAAGCTCCTAAGAAACCGGAACCTGCACCCGCTCCTGCACCAGCACCAGAACCTGCACCAGCGCCACCTGCTGAGCCACCAGCACCCACACCTGAACCTGCTCCTCCAGCGGCTGCTCCACCACCTGAAACTGCTCCGCCAGCtg AAGGTGCTCCACCAGCTGAAGgtgcaccaccaccacctgcCGAAGGAGCTGCCCCACCTCCAGCTGAAGGTGCACCACCTCCAGCCGAAGGAGCACCACCAGCTACCGAAGGTGCACCACCAGCCGAAGGAGCACCACCTGCAGCGGCCCCAGCTGAAGGAGCTCCACCAGCAGAAGGTGCTCCTGCTCCAGCTCCTCCCGCTGAAG GTGCACCACCAGCGGAAGGAGCACCACCAGCTCCAGCTCCAACGACCGAAGGTGCAGCTCCTCCGGCAGaaccagcagcagcagcggctCCAACGGATGCAGCTCCAGCAGCAGCACCACCCGCGGATGCTTCAGCCACACCAGCGGCAGCTCCACCAGCTGATGCTGCAGCACCAGCTGCACCGGCACCAGCTGATGCCGCCGCACCACCAGCGGCAGCTCCACCAGCAGAAGCTCCACCTGCGCCAGCGCCTACTGAAA CTAATCTTGTTTTGATTTTGAGAGTTACAATCGTCATCAGAGGAACAATTTCATCAACAAATAGAGCTAAGTACATCACGAATG CACCTGCCTCGTAA
- the LOC127064548 gene encoding troponin I 3 isoform X1: protein MADDERKRLEDEKKRKQAETDRKRAEVRARLEEASKAKKAKKGFMTPDRKKKLRLLLRKKAAEELKKEQERKAAERRRIIEERCGKPRNVDDANEVELKKICQMYYDRVYLCEGQKWDLEREVRKRDYEIADLNSQVNDLRGKFMKPTLKKVSKYENKFAKLQKKAAEFNFRNQLKQVKKKEFTLEEEDKENASKDKKKPDWSKKGDEKKEPEAPPPPPAEAPKKPEPAPAPAPAPEPAPAPPAEPPAPTPEPAPPAAAPPPETAPPAEGAPPAEGAPPPPAEGAAPPPAEGAPPPAEGAPPATEGAPPAEGAPPAAAPAEGAPPAEGAPAPAPPAEGAPPAEGAPPAPAPTTEGAAPPAEPAAAAAPTDAAPAAAPPADASATPAAAPPADAAAPAAPAPADAAAPPAAAPPAEAPPAPAPTETNLVLILRVTIVIRGTISSTNRAKYITNAPAS from the exons ATGGCGGACGATGAG agGAAGCGTCTTGAGGAT gaaaagaagaggaaacagGCGGAGACCGATAGGAAGAGGGCTGAGGTCCGAGCCCGCCTCGAAGAGGCTTCCAAAGCTAAGAAGGCTAAGAAAGGTTTCATGACCCCTGACAGGAAGAAGAAACTCAGG CTCTTGTTGCGTAAAAAAGCTGCGGAAGAATTGAAAAaggagcaagaaagaaaagccgCTGAAAGAAGACGTATCATCGAGGAACGTTGTGGAAAACCAAGGAACGTCGATGATGCTAACGAAG TGGAATTGAAGAAGATTTGCCAAATGTATTACGACCGCGTCTACCTTTGTGAGGGTCAGAAGTGGGATTTGGAGCGTGAAGTTCGGAAAAGGGACTACGAG ATCGCTGACTTGAACAGCCAGGTGAATGACCTTCGAGGTAAATT caTGAAGCCAACTCTGAAGAAGGTTTCGAAATACGAGAACAAATTCGCCAAACTTCAAAAGAAAGCGGCCGAATTCAACTTCCGTAATCAATTGAAACAAGTCAAGAAGAAGGAGTTCACTCTCGAGGAGGAGGACAAAGAG AATGCGTCAAAAGATAAG AAAAAACCTGACTGGTCGAAGAAGGGCGACGAGAAGAag GAACCCGAagctccacctccacctccagcGGAAGCTCCTAAGAAACCGGAACCTGCACCCGCTCCTGCACCAGCACCAGAACCTGCACCAGCGCCACCTGCTGAGCCACCAGCACCCACACCTGAACCTGCTCCTCCAGCGGCTGCTCCACCACCTGAAACTGCTCCGCCAGCtg AAGGTGCTCCACCAGCTGAAGgtgcaccaccaccacctgcCGAAGGAGCTGCCCCACCTCCAGCTGAAGGTGCACCACCTCCAGCCGAAGGAGCACCACCAGCTACCGAAGGTGCACCACCAGCCGAAGGAGCACCACCTGCAGCGGCCCCAGCTGAAGGAGCTCCACCAGCAGAAGGTGCTCCTGCTCCAGCTCCTCCCGCTGAAG GTGCACCACCAGCGGAAGGAGCACCACCAGCTCCAGCTCCAACGACCGAAGGTGCAGCTCCTCCGGCAGaaccagcagcagcagcggctCCAACGGATGCAGCTCCAGCAGCAGCACCACCCGCGGATGCTTCAGCCACACCAGCGGCAGCTCCACCAGCTGATGCTGCAGCACCAGCTGCACCGGCACCAGCTGATGCCGCCGCACCACCAGCGGCAGCTCCACCAGCAGAAGCTCCACCTGCGCCAGCGCCTACTGAAA CTAATCTTGTTTTGATTTTGAGAGTTACAATCGTCATCAGAGGAACAATTTCATCAACAAATAGAGCTAAGTACATCACGAATG CACCTGCCTCGTAA
- the LOC127064548 gene encoding troponin I 3 isoform X5, producing the protein MADDEEKKRKQAETDRKRAEVRARLEEASKAKKAKKGFMTPDRKKKLRLLLRKKAAEELKKEQERKAAERRRIIEERCGKPRNVDDANEETVKRVLREYHNRITSLEDQKFDLEYVVKKKDYEIADLNSQVNDLRGKFMKPTLKKVSKYENKFAKLQKKAAEFNFRNQLKQVKKKEFTLEEEDKENASKDKKKPDWSKKGDEKKEPEAPPPPPAEAPKKPEPAPAPAPAPEPAPAPPAEPPAPTPEPAPPAAAPPPETAPPAEGAPPAEGAPPPPAEGAAPPPAEGAPPPAEGAPPATEGAPPAEGAPPAAAPAEGAPPAEGAPAPAPPAEGAPPAEGAPPAPAPTTEGAAPPAEPAAAAAPTDAAPAAAPPADASATPAAAPPADAAAPAAPAPADAAAPPAAAPPAEAPPAPAPTETNLVLILRVTIVIRGTISSTNRAKYITNAPAS; encoded by the exons ATGGCGGACGATGAG gaaaagaagaggaaacagGCGGAGACCGATAGGAAGAGGGCTGAGGTCCGAGCCCGCCTCGAAGAGGCTTCCAAAGCTAAGAAGGCTAAGAAAGGTTTCATGACCCCTGACAGGAAGAAGAAACTCAGG CTCTTGTTGCGTAAAAAAGCTGCGGAAGAATTGAAAAaggagcaagaaagaaaagccgCTGAAAGAAGACGTATCATCGAGGAACGTTGTGGAAAACCAAGGAACGTCGATGATGCTAACGAAG AAACAGTGAAACGTGTGCTACGCGAGTACCACAATAGGATCACGTCATTGGAGGATCAAAAATTCGACCTTGAATATGTCGTTAAGAAGAAGGATTACGAG ATCGCTGACTTGAACAGCCAGGTGAATGACCTTCGAGGTAAATT caTGAAGCCAACTCTGAAGAAGGTTTCGAAATACGAGAACAAATTCGCCAAACTTCAAAAGAAAGCGGCCGAATTCAACTTCCGTAATCAATTGAAACAAGTCAAGAAGAAGGAGTTCACTCTCGAGGAGGAGGACAAAGAG AATGCGTCAAAAGATAAG AAAAAACCTGACTGGTCGAAGAAGGGCGACGAGAAGAag GAACCCGAagctccacctccacctccagcGGAAGCTCCTAAGAAACCGGAACCTGCACCCGCTCCTGCACCAGCACCAGAACCTGCACCAGCGCCACCTGCTGAGCCACCAGCACCCACACCTGAACCTGCTCCTCCAGCGGCTGCTCCACCACCTGAAACTGCTCCGCCAGCtg AAGGTGCTCCACCAGCTGAAGgtgcaccaccaccacctgcCGAAGGAGCTGCCCCACCTCCAGCTGAAGGTGCACCACCTCCAGCCGAAGGAGCACCACCAGCTACCGAAGGTGCACCACCAGCCGAAGGAGCACCACCTGCAGCGGCCCCAGCTGAAGGAGCTCCACCAGCAGAAGGTGCTCCTGCTCCAGCTCCTCCCGCTGAAG GTGCACCACCAGCGGAAGGAGCACCACCAGCTCCAGCTCCAACGACCGAAGGTGCAGCTCCTCCGGCAGaaccagcagcagcagcggctCCAACGGATGCAGCTCCAGCAGCAGCACCACCCGCGGATGCTTCAGCCACACCAGCGGCAGCTCCACCAGCTGATGCTGCAGCACCAGCTGCACCGGCACCAGCTGATGCCGCCGCACCACCAGCGGCAGCTCCACCAGCAGAAGCTCCACCTGCGCCAGCGCCTACTGAAA CTAATCTTGTTTTGATTTTGAGAGTTACAATCGTCATCAGAGGAACAATTTCATCAACAAATAGAGCTAAGTACATCACGAATG CACCTGCCTCGTAA
- the LOC127064548 gene encoding troponin I 3 isoform X4: MADDERKRLEDEKKRKQAETDRKRAEVRARLEEASKAKKAKKGFMTPDRKKKLRLLLRKKAAEELKKEQERKAAERRRIIEERCGKPRNVDDANEANVKSILIQYHKRINVLEGEKYDLEYEVAKKDFEIADLNSQVNDLRGKFMKPTLKKVSKYENKFAKLQKKAAEFNFRNQLKQVKKKEFTLEEEDKENASKDKKKPDWSKKGDEKKEPEAPPPPPAEAPKKPEPAPAPAPAPEPAPAPPAEPPAPTPEPAPPAAAPPPETAPPAEGAPPAEGAPPPPAEGAAPPPAEGAPPPAEGAPPATEGAPPAEGAPPAAAPAEGAPPAEGAPAPAPPAEGAPPAEGAPPAPAPTTEGAAPPAEPAAAAAPTDAAPAAAPPADASATPAAAPPADAAAPAAPAPADAAAPPAAAPPAEAPPAPAPTETNLVLILRVTIVIRGTISSTNRAKYITNAPAS, from the exons ATGGCGGACGATGAG agGAAGCGTCTTGAGGAT gaaaagaagaggaaacagGCGGAGACCGATAGGAAGAGGGCTGAGGTCCGAGCCCGCCTCGAAGAGGCTTCCAAAGCTAAGAAGGCTAAGAAAGGTTTCATGACCCCTGACAGGAAGAAGAAACTCAGG CTCTTGTTGCGTAAAAAAGCTGCGGAAGAATTGAAAAaggagcaagaaagaaaagccgCTGAAAGAAGACGTATCATCGAGGAACGTTGTGGAAAACCAAGGAACGTCGATGATGCTAACGAAG CCAACGTCAAGTCCATACTGATCCAGTATCATAAGAGGATCAACGTTCTCGAGGGGGAGAAGTACGACCTTGAATACGAAGTTGCCAAGAAGGATTTTGAG ATCGCTGACTTGAACAGCCAGGTGAATGACCTTCGAGGTAAATT caTGAAGCCAACTCTGAAGAAGGTTTCGAAATACGAGAACAAATTCGCCAAACTTCAAAAGAAAGCGGCCGAATTCAACTTCCGTAATCAATTGAAACAAGTCAAGAAGAAGGAGTTCACTCTCGAGGAGGAGGACAAAGAG AATGCGTCAAAAGATAAG AAAAAACCTGACTGGTCGAAGAAGGGCGACGAGAAGAag GAACCCGAagctccacctccacctccagcGGAAGCTCCTAAGAAACCGGAACCTGCACCCGCTCCTGCACCAGCACCAGAACCTGCACCAGCGCCACCTGCTGAGCCACCAGCACCCACACCTGAACCTGCTCCTCCAGCGGCTGCTCCACCACCTGAAACTGCTCCGCCAGCtg AAGGTGCTCCACCAGCTGAAGgtgcaccaccaccacctgcCGAAGGAGCTGCCCCACCTCCAGCTGAAGGTGCACCACCTCCAGCCGAAGGAGCACCACCAGCTACCGAAGGTGCACCACCAGCCGAAGGAGCACCACCTGCAGCGGCCCCAGCTGAAGGAGCTCCACCAGCAGAAGGTGCTCCTGCTCCAGCTCCTCCCGCTGAAG GTGCACCACCAGCGGAAGGAGCACCACCAGCTCCAGCTCCAACGACCGAAGGTGCAGCTCCTCCGGCAGaaccagcagcagcagcggctCCAACGGATGCAGCTCCAGCAGCAGCACCACCCGCGGATGCTTCAGCCACACCAGCGGCAGCTCCACCAGCTGATGCTGCAGCACCAGCTGCACCGGCACCAGCTGATGCCGCCGCACCACCAGCGGCAGCTCCACCAGCAGAAGCTCCACCTGCGCCAGCGCCTACTGAAA CTAATCTTGTTTTGATTTTGAGAGTTACAATCGTCATCAGAGGAACAATTTCATCAACAAATAGAGCTAAGTACATCACGAATG CACCTGCCTCGTAA